Proteins encoded within one genomic window of Cucumis sativus cultivar 9930 chromosome 3, Cucumber_9930_V3, whole genome shotgun sequence:
- the LOC101222341 gene encoding beta-glucuronosyltransferase GlcAT14B, whose translation MKKLRTYYMHLRHPPNMERRWIFPLAIGSMVSLFLLFLSMVASPGGTPLFPFYKSVAVSSSFFVESKLHPVPISSLPPPPRFAYLISGSVGEGNMLKRTLEALYHPINRYVLHLDLESPPAERLDLQKYVQNHPIFKKFGNVKVITKANLVTYRGPTMVANTLHAAAILLREGGDWDWFINLSASDYPLVTQDDLLHTFSYLPRDLNFIDHTSNIGWKESQRAKPVIIDPGLYMSKKADVFWITQRRSVPTAFKLFTGSAWMALSRPFIDYCIWGWENLPRIVLMYYANFISSPEGYFHTVVCNAQQFQNTTVNSDLHFISWDNPPKQHPHHLNVNDMQRMVDSNAPFARKFVGEDPVLDEIDKQLLHKRPNMVVAGGWCIGSHENGTDPCSIAGSTNVLKPGPGAKRLETLINSLLSEEKFRPRQCK comes from the exons atgaagaaattaaggaCTTACTATATGCATTTGAGACACCCACCAAACATGGAGCGGCGATGGATCTTCCCTTTAGCAATAGGCTCGATGGTTTCTCTgttccttctctttctttcaatgGTGGCCTCCCCCGGAGGGACCCCTCTGTTTCCGTTTTACAAATCTGTGGCTGTTTCGAGTTCGTTCTTTGTTGAATCGAAGCTTCATCCGGTTCCAATTTCATCGCTCCCTCCGCCGCCGCGATTTGCGTACCTAATTTCGGGTTCAGTCGGAGAGGGAAACATGTTGAAAAGGACGCTTGAAGCTCTGTACCATCCGATTAATCGGTATGTTTTGCATTTGGACCTCGAATCGCCGCCGGCGGAGCGGCTGGATCTGCAAAAGTATGTGCAGAATCATCccatttttaagaaatttgggAATGTGAAGGTCATCACTAAGGCTAATCTTGTTACGTATCGGGGCCCAACTATGGTAGCTAATACATTGCACGCGGCGGCGATTTTGCTCCGGGAAGGTGGTGATTGGGATTGGTTTATTAACCTCAGTGCTTCGGATTATCCTCTTGTAACTCAAGATG ATCTGCTGCATACTTTTTCTTACTTGCCTCGTGATCTTAATTTCATTGATCATACCAGTAACATTGGATGGAAAGA GAGTCAGAGGGCTAAGCCAGTGATTATTGATCCTGGGTTGTATATGTCGAAGAAAGCTGATGTGTTTTGGATTACACAGCGTAGAAGTGTGCCAACAGCCTTTAAACTCTTTACag GGTCCGCTTGGATGGCACTTTCGCGGCCTTTTATTGACTACTGCATATGGGGGTGGGAAAATCTACCTCGAATCGTCCTCATGTATTATGCAAACTTCATATCTTCCCCAGAAGGATACTTCCACACCGTTGTCTGCAACGCACAACAGTTCCAAAACACGACTGTGAACAGCGACCTCCATTTCATATCATGGGACAATCCTCCCAAACAGCATCCTCACCATCTCAATGTCAATGATATGCAAAGGATGGTGGATAGCAATGCTCCATTTGCAAGAAAGTTCGTTGGAGAAGATCCTGTACTCGATGAAATCGACAAGCAACTCCTACACAAACGCCCCAACATGGTAGTTGCTGGTGGTTGGTGCATTGGAAGCCACGAAAATGGAACTGATCCATGCTCCATCGCCGGCAGTACTAATGTATTGAAACCTGGTCCTGGAGCAAAACGGCTCGAAACCCTGATCAACTCTCTATTATCCGAAGAGAAATTTCGACCTAGACAGTGCAAATAA